The genomic window TTGTGATTGATAATCCTGGACAGATAGCTGAGGGAGGCAGagtgactctgacctgcagcagtgatgccaacccaccaccacacacatacagctggTACAAGGGACGTGCACAGCTGAGCTACAGACAGAAGATGTTAAACTTCAGTAATGTCCATTCTGAGGACAGTGGAAACTACAGCTGTCAGGCCACTAACACCTATGGTTCCAATGCATCTCCTAATACAGAAATACATGTTTTATGTGAGTTTAAAGTTGTTATTCTATATGCCGTTTGGGAAAATAGTAACACATAAAAGGTTGCATGGAGGTTTGGCAATTGTATGGTAACACATTCTGACTTGCATTTTCTCATCTTTCAATAATCCCACAAATAATTTTCTCCTTAGATGGTCCAAGGACTCCAGTGGTTGTGATTGACCCTCCTGGGAACATAACTGAGGGAAGCAGagtgactctgacctgcagcagtgatgccaaCCCACCAGTGGAGAGCTACACCTGGTTTAAGGTGAATGAGTCCACTCCAGTAGGATCAggacagcagtacagcatcactGCCATCAGACCTGAGGATGGAGGACAGTACTACTGTGTGGCCAGGAACAGACTTGGATCACAGGTGTCTACTGCTGTATCCATCACAGTTGAAGGCATCAGTGCATCAGGTATCAGTGCATCTCCATGTCTCTATAGCGATGATTTAACTTGGGATTCCCCATCTCACATCATTCCCATTGACTCTTACAGGAGAGCAGAGTCCACTAGTGACTGCTGTGGTtgtagtctctgtgtgtggagtggtgggtctgctgtgtgtgcttgtctggcTGAGGTGAGTCAATGGGACTCAGACACTCAAACTCAGACTAAACATTTCTTACAGGTTTGTATCTTATCACTATTCATAATGTATTTTTTCATTTATATGATTGTATGTGTCATTCCACAGGCAGATGAAAAGGAGTCAGGAACCAGGTGGACAGGTAAAGTGTCTGATTCTCCAGTGTCAGGTTCAGTCCATCCTGCTTCAGCATCTAACTCTGACTTCATCATCTGTCTCCTCAGGACCAGCACTACTTCAGTGTCACCGGCCAGAGCACAGCTGCTGAGGAtgcaggaggagcagaggatgCTGGTCACTACTCCACCATCCAGCCCCacggctccacacacacagcaggagctCAGGGGGACGAAGTTCTGTACGCCAGTGTCCAGTTCAAGAAGGCAGGAGCTGCAAAGGGGTGAGTCTCTGACCTGACAGCAATGAGCACTACAACAAGCAAGTGATCTCTTCAGCATTTAGAGTTTTGCTGACTCTGATGGTATGAGTTGTGAGAAATATAATTCTTACATAGAGTTCAGAAAATGTAATAGTTGTATTTACAAATTTGTTGATTTTAAATTATGATGtaacattatattatattatattatattatgttatATTATGTTTATGCTGTATCACCCTCAGCTGATACAATATGTGTAATGTCATATCCATGATTATGACTTTATTGATGTGTTTATCTTGTAGTTCCCCTGTTCAGCCAGAAGGGGAGCCCTCTCCCATCTACAGCAGTGTGCAGCCAAGAGTGGATAACTCTGTGGTCTACAGCGGTGTTCAGCCCAGAGGCATCTAGCAAAGGAGAGACTCCACTCACACAGAAGGGATGAAATGTTTTCATGTTCAACTGTAGACTTGAACAGAGACACAGAAGGGCTGATGAACATgaatgtattttgtatttgtattttaatgGAGTTTTCTCACACAAGTCTATCTGCAGTGTGCCTGCCTTTTTTAACTGCTCTTGTGAATGCATAAGGTGAACTTGGCATTTTCATGCTATTAAGTGTTTGTTACTATTAGCATATTAGCATTTGAACTTTCTTATGTATTAGCCTTATTCACCcagcggccagaacgaggctaaagggtacacttgccattacacctcagtccagcagatggtggtggtaatgcactccgtttgcaaactgccaaaaaaaactcactgaagaaaaagaacaggccagtgaacccttcttctttttcggtgagctttattagcctcgttctggccgccgggtgaataaggcgactGTGTGGTAACTGCAGCTTATGACATGTAAAGGGCAACTGCTGTTGCAGATGCATTATAACTTGTGTAATCAAGACTTGTATCATGAAATCATCTGCTGTAGTATTTCAAATTAAATGTGTTTTGCTTTCTTACATCTCTGGGgttgttttctttgtttgtatCAATGTGATTCGAAATGTTGGAAATAAAgacacttgttaacatgtaggTATCAGAGCCAGAGTCACATGAACTAAAACATCTGGACCACACATGACACAGCTCTAGCTCCAGTCAGGTTGGGGTGATGGTCATGCCATTGATGCCACAGTCATGTCAGCACTCTCTAGATGGTTATGAGCATGTTTACATTTGTGGTACCTAGTAGACATTTTCGTCCAAAGTGGAGGCCGACATAGCAGATGCTCATCATATCAACACATGATGATCCACTTGATGGAGATGATCCATAGAATAACGTACCATGTCTGCCAGCTGTACTGTGTTCACTGTTCACCTCTTACATCTGAACTCCCCCTGGTGGCTAAAATGCCACAGTGCAGCCAATGTGACTCATGCAGAGAGCAGAGATCCTGCAGAAGGTGTTACTGACTGTGGGAGTCCGTGCCCTTTATAGTCCTCCAACTTAAAGGCTCCCCCTGTTGGCCACACTGTTACACTGCAACCAGTGACAATCatgcagagaaggagagatcgTCCAGCACGGCAGCCCAAAGCCACATAGCACTTCTAGCAACAGAGGAGTGTTTCTCATAGTTTGGAGACAGAAGCCTTTATCTCACTCTCTATATGTCTTATATCTTCTCTATCAGTGGAGTGGCTAAAATACTAAACGGACGTGCTACAATAAAGGCTGTTTGCCGGACATCAGTGTGGTGTGAAGACTCTTAATCACACAGGAAGCTGAGGGGCCACATGGCTGCTTTGAGGCACTTGTGTAGGGTGGAGGAGGGGTATCTAAAAGAAGcaaaaaaatgtaataaaaaatcatttataAAATGTAAACTGCAGAATTATGAAAAAATAGATATGTGACTCTCTTTATCATATAGGAGCACATGCATGACGCACAGAAGTGAGATCATCATCAAAGAGGAACTCGCAGGACGTTGATCATCAGTTACGTCAGTAATTTATGCAGAGTTGACCACACTCTCAACAAGTATATAGTCTTTTGATTATATAGTTGGCAGTGTTGTGGTGTGAAATGTTGTTTTTACATGTCTACATACTACCCACTCAGGCTGACTATTTCATTGACATACATGTTGCTTAAtacttatattatatatttacttatatattatatttactGCATTTCATGCAAGAACTTCTGCAATTCTATATAGAGCTGCAGCTCTTCTGAGAAGTGgcttgtgtatgaatgtgttacctacaaaaaaaaagtttaagttagcagatgagtgtgtgtgtgtgtgggtgtgtgggtgtgtgtctgtgtttgcacatttgtgtttgtgtttacacatttgtatgtgtgtgtgtgtgtgtgtgtgtgtgtgtgtgtgtgcgtgtgtatgtgggctTGTTTAGTACTTGaatgggagacctccttggaaacTAAGAGGCTGCTGTAAGTAGTGTTGGTGGATGGTTAGTAGGTGGTACTCTTCCCTCTGGGCAAAAATTGATCTCAATGTCCTAGTGCAGTGACGGGGACACTGCAGGAGATGACATCCTTCGGATGAGACATTAAATCTAGGCCCTggctcactgtggtcattaaggGTCCCATGGCACTTATTACAATAATATCTGACCCCCCAATAATGGCTGCTGcacatcacccaggtgggtgctacacattagtGGTGGTATGAGGTCCCCTatcctgacgagccagacccacatcaagatgtaaggtctggggactcaccatttgcagtgctcagtccgaggggcgggataatcggttgtctttcatattccctctgcacgcagtAGGATAGCACTACAacccatgagtcccatgcgttttcccaccagcggagctagttctttgactagttcaaacttttgccaacttaaaaaaagcttaactcgtgtcacgggAATTCATGCCGAACCGTTGCAAATCTgctatcaatcattatgttaagcccgcctaccgacacacaatgtgattggcctatcgaagtttaatttttccagctcgcaagccaacggagagttgctagactaacctggcagcaaattacatttgctgccgctagggtgcgtctagatttctaggctagaggtCGCCCCTTCGCTCTGAAGCTCTTTGGGTGCCATGGAAACACTATACAACTACactctgttgttgttgtgtgtttggcTTGTTGTGTTTGCCTGTGGGTGTATCCGTGTCCACAGTCATCATATGCTTGTTTTCCATTTTGTGTAAGAAAGATTCATAAAGAGGGCAAGCCAACATTGTCAGAAACAGACCACTTTCTATACACACATTTGAATTCATCCAGAAGTAACATTATATTAGTGGACTGTGCCActgctgcaggtgtgtatgtgtgtgtgtgtgtgtgtgtgtgttttgtaatacTGGTCCGCTCTCCATGATGTTTGTTCTctgctgcaggtgtgtatgtgtgtgtgtgtgtgtgtgtgtgtggtgtaataCTGGTCTGCTCTCCATGATGTTTGTTctctgctgcaggtgtgtgtatgtgtgtgtgtgtctgtgtgtgtgtttgtttgtgtgtgtgtgtgtgtgtgtgtgtgtgtgtgtgtgtgtgtgtgtgtggtaatactGGTCCGCTCTCCATGATGTTTGTTctctgctgcaggtgtgtgtgtgtgtgtgtgtgtgtgtgtgtgtgtgtgtgtgtgtgtatgtgtgtgtggtaatactGGTTCTCTCTCCATGAAGTTTGTTctctgctgctggtgtgtgtgtgtgtgtgtgtgtgcgtgtgtgtgtgtttgtggtgtaatACTGGTCCGCTCTCCATGATGTTTGTTctctgctgcaggtgtgtgtgtgtgtgtgtgtgtggtaatactGGTCCGCTCTCCATGATGTTTGTTctctgctgcaggtgtgtgtgtgtgtgtgtgtgtgtgtgtgtgtgcgtgtgtgtggtaataCTGAACATCTCTCCATGATGTGTATTCTctattgtaagtgtgtgtgtgtttgtgtgtggtaatACTTAGCATCTCTtcattgtgtgtttcatgtcgtaggtgtgtgcgtgtgtgtgtgtctgtgtgtgtatgtgataatACTGGTCATATCTCCATGGTGTGTGTTCAGCAATGGGGTGTCACTTACCAACCTGAGAGCATCTGTGCTGTTGTGGGGGATTCAGCGCTGACTATTAAACAAACTTCCTGGACAAACAAATACTATTGGGATCATCCTGATCTCCATTCTGACTATTAAACAAGCTTACTGGACAAAACAATACTATTGGGATCATCCTGATCTCCATTCTGATGGAAACTATAACTCCAGGATCCGTGTTGATTGCAGAAGAGCTGGGAGATGCCAGTTACGTATAAACTCATTAACTACATCAGATACTGGTCCATATAACTGCAGGataacaacacacactgaagaaCAGAAGCGGATTGGAACACCAGGGGTCCAGCTGTATGTCAGAGGTAAAGGGAAATAACATGACATTATGCTTGTTTACTAAGGTTCATCAtattacgtttgtgtgtgtgtgtgtgtgtgtgtgtgtgtgtgtgtgtgtgtgtgtgtgtttgtgtgtgtgtgtttgtgtgtgtgtgtgtgtgtgtgtgcgtgtgtgtgtaaccttccACATGTCATTGTTATCAGTCTTATTGAGCTTTTATATGTCCTTTGACTTGTGTAATCAGACCTATAATCAGTGTTGTGTTCTCACTCATGGATGTCCAGATCCCCTAAAGACACCTGTAGTGTCCATCAGTCCTCCTGGTGATGTA from Alosa sapidissima isolate fAloSap1 chromosome 9, fAloSap1.pri, whole genome shotgun sequence includes these protein-coding regions:
- the LOC121719501 gene encoding B-cell receptor CD22-like; the encoded protein is MGLLLMVMSCVTSYSVMVLITTQDAPQTPFMSISPSGDIVEGTNVTQTCSSRSDLPVQKCSWYKTGSHVALQQQSSYTYTMCNIKPIHSGQYYCHIRYACGYKNSTLINLKVFYPPRNTKVVIDNPGQIAEGGRVTLTCSSDANPPPHTYSWYKGRAQLSYRQKMLNFSNVHSEDSGNYSCQATNTYGSNASPNTEIHVLYGPRTPVVVIDPPGNITEGSRVTLTCSSDANPPVESYTWFKVNESTPVGSGQQYSITAIRPEDGGQYYCVARNRLGSQVSTAVSITVEGISASGEQSPLVTAVVVVSVCGVVGLLCVLVWLRQMKRSQEPGGQDQHYFSVTGQSTAAEDAGGAEDAGHYSTIQPHGSTHTAGAQGDEVLYASVQFKKAGAAKGSPVQPEGEPSPIYSSVQPRVDNSVVYSGVQPRGI